Within Flagellimonas maritima, the genomic segment GGTTATCAGTGAAAATCCAAACGACCACAATTACATTTATGAAATAGTATACCAAGATTCTTCGGTTTCGAGCACTGCTCTGTTTGTTCAAGACGATAGAGTGTTGCAACGCGTTGTTTACTTTGATGGTCTTGGACGGGAAATCCAAAATATCGGAATTGGACAATCACCAGATAAGGACGATATCATAAGGCATATCGAGTATAATGGCACAGGTCTGATGGAGAAAGGATTTCTGCCTTTCACGGTCCAAAGGTCTGATTTGGGACATTACATCAGTTCCAGTAAATCCAACACATTGGATTTTTACGATGATTTTAAATATGAAAATACTTCGAACCCATTCACAGAAATAGAATTTGAGCCATCACCTTTAAATAGGGTACTCAAACAGGCCGCCCCCGGAGAGGACTGGAAGATGGGCAGCGGTCACGAGATCGAGTTCGGGTACGGTACTAATATAACGGGCGAAGTGCAGCAATATACCGTAAGCCTTGCCTTTGCGAACAACACGTATACGCCGACCCTTGTTGAGGACGGCCACTATCCACAGGGCGAACTCTACAAGATGGTGACCAAGGACGAGAACCATGACGGGACATCCTCCAAGCTCCACACCACCGAGTCGTATACCGACAAGCTGGGCCATGTGGTGCTCAAGCGGACGTATGGGGAAGTGGGGTCGCCGAGCGCAGTCGAGGCCCACGACACCCATTATGTGTACGACGACTATGGCAACCTCACCTTTGTGCTGCCGCCAAAGGTGGACACTTCCAACGGGGTAAGTAGTACTGAGCTCAACGAGCTCTGCTACCAGTACAAGTACGACAACCGCAACCGTTTGGTGGAGAAGAAGGTACCGGGCAAGGGCTGGGAACTTATCGTTTATAACAAATTGCATTGGCCAATTATGACACAGAATGCATTACAGGACTCAAAGAATGAATGGTCCTATACCAAATATGATGCATTTGGACGGATAATCGTATCGGGGGTGCTGAACCTTAACCTGACAAGGTTACAAGCACAGACCAATGCGGACAATGCTATAGTACAATACGAGGAAAAGGACGGACAAGTGTATACGGACGATGCCTATCCCTCCATATTCAACGGTTCACCGTTTCCCCAGCTACAGGTGCTCAACTATTACGATGATTACAATTTCCCGCTGTTCGGCTATACCGTGCCCACCACCGTACTGGGTCAGGCCGTGACACAGAACGTAAGGGGCCTGCCCACGGGCGGTGGCAGGCTCGTACTGGACGGGAACAACGATAAATGGGTGAGATGGGCCAGGGCCTACGATGAAAAGGGAAGGCTCATCACAGAGGGGACCATGAACGAACTGGCGCAGACCTTTACGCAGGTGGAGACCAAGCTTGACTTTGTGGGCAGGCCGGAACAGGTGGTCACCGTCCACACCAAGGGGGCGAACCCGCCAATAGTGACCGTGGACAACTATGCGTACGACCATATGGGCAGGCTCACCGAACAGACCCAGATCATAGGGGCCCATACCGAGACCATCGTGGAGAACACCTATGATGAACTGGGGCAACTGGTAGGGAAGAAAGTGGGCGGCAACCTACAGACGGTGGACTATGAGTATAATGTACGGGGCTGGCTAAAGGCCATCAATAATACCGCAAACCTGGGCAACGACCTCTTTGCGTTCGATATCAACTACAATACGGCGGACCATGGGGGCACACCGCTCTACAACGGGAACATCAGTGAGACGGAGTGGAAAACGGCCAATGTGGACAACGGCCTGAAATGGTACCGCTACGGCTATGATCCGCTGAACAGGATCATAAATGCCACTGCAAACAGTCCCAACTATCATCTGAACAGCGTTGGCTATGATAAAAATGGAAATATTCTATCTTTGCAAAGGCAGGGGCATACCAATGCAGATGCCACGCTCTTTGGCAATATGGACGATCTGGTTTACACGTATGACAGCGGCAACAAGCTTATAAAGGTACTGGACAACGGGAACGATAGCCAAGGCTTTAATGACGGGATCGATACCACCACGGAATATACCTATGATGCCAACGGCAACATGACATCCGACCTCAATAAAGGGATATCGAGCGTTGAGTATAACCATCTCAACATGCCAATAAAGATTACGGTAACAGGTGCAAATGCTGGTATTCTGGACTATATCTATGCGGCAGATAGGACGAAGCTAAGGAAGATAAACAGCAACGGCACAACGACCGATTACATCGGAAACTTTGTTTACGAAGGGGGAAGCCTGAAACAGATTACACAACCAGAGGGCTATATCGAGCCAGATGGTCAGGGCGGATATGACTACGTGTACCGCTATGTTGATGTATGGGGCAACACAAGGTTAACCTATGCGGACGACAACGGCGATGGGTCAATTGACCCCGCAAACGAAATCAGGAGGGAGCAGAACTACTACCCCTTTGGGTTACTTCATAAAGGGTACAACAATGTTGTGAATGGCGTAAAGAATAACTACAAGACTTATCAGAGTCAAGAGTTCACGGAAGATTTAGGCTTAAATATCCATGAGTGGAAATATAGAATTAGCGATCCGGCAATTGGTAGGTTTTGGCAAATAGACCCATTAGCGGAACACTATTCTTATAACTCTACTTATGCCTTTGCGGAAAACAAGTTGGGAATTGGTAGAGAATTAGAAGGACTGGAAGTTGTTCCTCATATGCCACCATTTGGAAAAGGGATGACCTCTGAAAATCTTGCTAG encodes:
- a CDS encoding DUF6443 domain-containing protein, encoding MRNAIILTAILFSAFVRSQSIAINGPTDVDVNYTANYSLGQYINPNAYPPIWSITGGTIISFDGQNISIYWHDIGVHTLSLEYDQLTLYASLDVTVSAYVYNPPNPVIDSNTCNSAIIRRSGSPPAGVTWYWQGTDVNGTSTSLGSASTYNVNASGTYYIRAWDNNSGEWSPDLGFIDVNIIPYIGGTIAGNQTICYGTEPSPLNNQSVASGGTSYSYQWEESTDDGVSYTNINGATSTSYTPAMNLTSTTKYRREVTSCGLTEYSNVVTVNVRSSIGNAVGANVSNCSPGSIDLTATPGTNADSVRWFETESGGSPIHVGSSFSTPFLTESKTYYVESISLGSGCVSDNRTVIQANITSGTIWYADGDLDGLGDPNNSTPPRCSPPDNGIQYVTNNNDLCPDISSETNICSMVISENPNDHNYIYEIVYQDSSVSSTALFVQDDRVLQRVVYFDGLGREIQNIGIGQSPDKDDIIRHIEYNGTGLMEKGFLPFTVQRSDLGHYISSSKSNTLDFYDDFKYENTSNPFTEIEFEPSPLNRVLKQAAPGEDWKMGSGHEIEFGYGTNITGEVQQYTVSLAFANNTYTPTLVEDGHYPQGELYKMVTKDENHDGTSSKLHTTESYTDKLGHVVLKRTYGEVGSPSAVEAHDTHYVYDDYGNLTFVLPPKVDTSNGVSSTELNELCYQYKYDNRNRLVEKKVPGKGWELIVYNKLHWPIMTQNALQDSKNEWSYTKYDAFGRIIVSGVLNLNLTRLQAQTNADNAIVQYEEKDGQVYTDDAYPSIFNGSPFPQLQVLNYYDDYNFPLFGYTVPTTVLGQAVTQNVRGLPTGGGRLVLDGNNDKWVRWARAYDEKGRLITEGTMNELAQTFTQVETKLDFVGRPEQVVTVHTKGANPPIVTVDNYAYDHMGRLTEQTQIIGAHTETIVENTYDELGQLVGKKVGGNLQTVDYEYNVRGWLKAINNTANLGNDLFAFDINYNTADHGGTPLYNGNISETEWKTANVDNGLKWYRYGYDPLNRIINATANSPNYHLNSVGYDKNGNILSLQRQGHTNADATLFGNMDDLVYTYDSGNKLIKVLDNGNDSQGFNDGIDTTTEYTYDANGNMTSDLNKGISSVEYNHLNMPIKITVTGANAGILDYIYAADRTKLRKINSNGTTTDYIGNFVYEGGSLKQITQPEGYIEPDGQGGYDYVYRYVDVWGNTRLTYADDNGDGSIDPANEIRREQNYYPFGLLHKGYNNVVNGVKNNYKTYQSQEFTEDLGLNIHEWKYRISDPAIGRFWQIDPLAEHYSYNSTYAFAENKLGIGRELEGLEVVPHMPPFGKGMTSENLARHQEAQRVANTVATVGQLAMVGGVAAGIAGTEATTAFVANEIKDEALSQATNGASDIFDVTKMAYKGLKNLAEFGFKKLFGKADNVADAFSSSVDDVTDAFTKSGGAGKLEGLKIDDADGNFFQVSGSFDGTDFAFQGDISVSDGVLTIDGGDFEGALGVSGFKEALASFGKSSNVEKVIFNSGKRTTGANPGKTITIEANVKDYFD